A single region of the Labeo rohita strain BAU-BD-2019 chromosome 3, IGBB_LRoh.1.0, whole genome shotgun sequence genome encodes:
- the smcr8a gene encoding guanine nucleotide exchange protein smcr8a yields MIGSPDVVAFTKEDDFGDSFSDPCSLPEEFSVPLFAHAANANPWTKTSYAKFPKDFILISEFSEQVGPQPLLTIPNDPKVCGTFDLNYFSLRIMSVDYQASFVGHPPGSNYPKLNFVEDSKVVLGDSKEGAFAYVHHLTLYDLEARGFVRPFCMAYISADERKIMHQFQELSAEFSKASEFLKSGNRRAFANELEKKLKDLEYTRSVLHKETELQKMNNGCYSTQAIEKANELANVEKSIYEHKDLLRQITSYPYRKKKDVDFVQRETEKPADVHVIDDTLNFNHSDTADKTVETESDSRKSSYTPQLIKAKSAKCFDKRLKTMEELCDASFFHQTLEQLNVIEKSFRGDLCFIYTSQIDRALLNKQKVTSFLFEAERDREYEGTSKNFNISSNNPTVPVLNFSGEPMSIDSYTTCIDVDHIKPGVESMEGPPESSTSDITQETSEAADTETKGSFSSDKSIEAFGSVSPSSLQANFFDGLERKSKISIASPCENASRSIAVPPRTSDGNLVPMDAACCIGQDGFIFDEPLPELAQECCGDTVVNQEPLSLLQGDPALQVDYILEDSESPNMGLTFSDLNATVLSEEVAKINIEDVSDSTSFMSASTSSDRAVSPFTYGSTLTLKQKKKAGHSALRFIRQYPFAQQAIFCLMSGRTLVILGVDEGTVRKLVNALFIFVPNLGKYGETVQPWLSSPFQLTDLQRWKLIGLQRAASPAGSSILHSLNRYSRYISILDCDSKTLRCPPYKGTLINHLADHRTQIKRGSTYFLHVQGMLTQLTAKAFLYTFCHHIHLPMDINDQGSVTSRRTNFLLQLGYTVEESKIVQYLSELIKQHYIQGSPKGVNPSFCFNYTTSYLYKI; encoded by the exons ATGATTGGCTCACCAGATGTGGTGGCTTTTACCAAAGAAGATGACTTTGGGGACTCGTTCTCGGACCCGTGCTCGCTTCCAGAGGAGTTTTCTGTGCCTTTGTTTGCTCACGCTGCCAATGCAAATCCCTGGACGAAGACATCCTATGCGAAATTCCCGAAAGATTTCATACTCATCTCTGAATTTTCGGAACAGGTTGGTCCACAGCCTTTACTCACCATTCCCAATGATCCCAAAGTGTGTGGGACGTTTGACCTTAACTACTTCTCGCTTCGCATCATGTCTGTGGACTACCAGGCGTCCTTTGTTGGACACCCTCCTGGCAGTAACTACCCAAAGCTTAATTTTGTGGAGGACTCAAAAGTCGTTCTGGGCGATTCCAAGGAAGGGGCGTTTGCGTACGTCCATCATCTGACGCTGTACGATTTGGAGGCTCGCGGATTTGTACGGCCCTTTTGCATGGCCTACATTTCCGCAGACGAACGGAAGATCATGCATCAGTTTCAAGAACTGTCTGCTGAGTTTTCCAAGGCGTCCGAATTTCTAAAATCAGGCAACAGGAGAGCTTTCGCAAATGAGCTGGAAAAGAAACTAAAAGACTTGGAGTACACCAGATCGGTGTTGCACAAAGAGACCGAGCTGCAGAAAATGAACAATGGCTGTTATTCCACCCAAGCTATTGAGAAGGCGAATGAATTGGCAAATGTGGAGAAGTCCATTTATGAACACAAAGATCTGCTGAGGCAAATCACATCTTATCCCTACAGGAAAAAGAAAGATGTGGATTTCGTTCAACGTGAGACAGAGAAACCGGCTGACGTTCATGTGATAGATgacacattaaattttaatcattCTGACACTGCAGACAAGACTGTGGAAACCGAAAGCGATAGTAGAAAGTCCTCTTACACGCCTCAGCTCATTAAGgccaaatctgcaaaatgctttGACAAACGCTTGAAAACAATGGAAGAGCTTTGCGACGCCAGCTTTTTTCACCAAACTCTAGAGCAACTAAACGTAATTGAGAAGTCATTCCGGGGAGATCTATGCTTTATTTACACTAGCCAGATCGACAGGGCTCTTCTAAACAAACAGAAAGTTACTAGTTTTCTCTTCGAAGCTGAACGTGATCGAGAATACGAAGGAACCTCAAAGAACTTCAATATTTCTTCCAACAATCCAACTGTCCCCGTTCTGAATTTTTCTGGCGAGCCGATGAGTATCGATTCATACACCACCTGCATAGATGTAGATCACATTAAGCCAGGTGTGGAGTCTATGGAAGGCCCTCCTGAGTCTAGTACATCTGACATTACGCAGGAAACCTCAGAGGCCGCCGACACGGAGACCAAAGGGAGTTTTAGTAGCGACAAGAGCATTGAAGCTTTTGGAAGTGTTAGTCCTTCCAGCCTACAGGCGAATTTCTTTGATGGTCTCGAGAGAAAGAGCAAGATATCCATTGCATCACCATGTGAAAATGCATCCAGGTCTATCGCCGTCCCACCGAGGACGTCTGATGGGAATCTAGTCCCGATGGATGCAGCGTGCTGTATTGGACAGGACGGTTTCATTTTTGACGAACCTCTACCTGAGCTCGCTCAGGAGTGCTGTGGCGACACAGTGGTGAACCAAGAACCTCTGTCTCTTCTTCAAGGAGACCCTGCCTTACAGGTGGACTACATTTTGGAGGACTCCGAGAGTCCAAACATGGGACTGACTTTCTCCGATCTAAACGCTACTGTTCTTTCTGAGGAGGTGGCGAAAATTAATATCGAAGATGTTTCTGATAGTACAAGCTTCATGAGCGCCTCCACCAGCTCCGATAGAGCCGTGTCTCCGTTCACCTACGGCAGTACGTTGACCCTAAAGCAAAAGAAGAAAGCTGGACACAGCGCTCTTCGATTCATCAGGCAATATCCATTCGCTCAGCAAGCCATTTTCTGCCTTATGAGTGGGCGAACGCTTGTTATTTTAGGGGTGGATGAAGGCACGGTGAGGAAGCTGGTCAATGCTTTGTTCATTTTCGTTCCTAATCTCGGAAAGTACGGTGAAACCGTCCAACCGTGGCTTTCATCGCCATTTCAGCTAACCGACCTGCAGAGATGGAAGCTTATTGGATTGCAGAG ggCTGCCTCTCCGGCTGGATCCAGCATTCTCCACTCTTTGAATCGATACAGCCGTTACATAAGCATTTTGGACTGTGACAGCAAAACCCTCCGGTGTCCGCCGTACAAAGGAACACTAATAAACCATTTGGCAGACCACAGGACTCAAATCAAACGCGGCAGTACCTACTTCCTCCATGTTCAGGGTATGTTGACTCAGCTCACAGCCAAGGCCTTCCTTTACACATTCTGCCATCACATTCACCTTCCCATGGACATCAACGACCAGGGCTCGGTAACGTCGCGCAGGACTAACTTCTTGTTGCAGCTCGGCTACACTGTGGAGGAGAGCAAAATCgtccagtacctgagtgagctcatCAAGCAGCATTACATCCAGGGGTCCCCGAAGGGGGTCAACCcgtctttttgttttaattacacCACCAGCTATTTGTACAAAATCTGA